The following DNA comes from Janthinobacterium sp. TB1-E2.
GGCGGTAACGACGTTGCGCACTTCCTCGCCCAGGCGGGCAAAGTCGGCGGACAGGATGCTGGGAGCGATACGGAATGTAGTCATGGTGGAGTAGCCAAAGGATAGAAAATGCGAAGATGCGCTATTTTACGCTTGACGCCGCTACCATGCCTTATTGAAGCACGATGAAACACAGAATACGCGGCACGCCGTGGCCAATGCGGCACACGCGCCGCCATAATGACTGCAATGTCTGAATAGGAATGACGATGGCGACTTATGAATTTACGGTAACGGTCAAGACGCAATACCTGCCCGAGCAATCGGCACCGGACCAGGGGCGGCACGTGTTCAGCTACACGATCCGCGTCGTCAACACGGGCACGGCTGGCGCGCAACTGATTTCGCGCCACTGGGTCATCACGGATGCGAACAACAAGGTGGAAGAGGTGCGTGGCCTGGGCGCCGTCGGCCACCAGCCGCTGCTGCAGCCGGGCGAACAGTTCGAATACACGAGTGGCACCATGCTGGGCACGCCGCAAGGTTCGATGCACGGCGAGTATTTCTGCGTGGCCGAAGATGGCCATCAGTTTGAAGCGCCGATTCCCGAGTTCGTGCTGTCGGTGCCACGCACCCTGCATTGACGCAACGCCGGGGGCTTGCGCCCCTTACTTCAGTTTTTCGGTGCTGTCCTGTTCTTCGCCGAGCTGCTTGCGCGCCGGTGGGACGGGTTTTTTACCCGAATACATGGTCCACCAGACTATAAATGCCAGCAAGAAGAACGCCACCAGCGCCTCTATCATCAAGATCCACATACGCACCCCTATGTTATTTACCCGCAGCTTAGTATTTACCCGCCGTCTGTTGACACGCGGTAGTCTACCCGTTTCAATCGGCGCCGTCGCGCTTGCGCTGTCCGCCTGTACCACGCCGCCCGCGCCACCCGCTGCCAGCGGCAAGGCGCCGCCCATCGCCCCGACCGTCGTCAGGCCGGTTCCGGCCAAGCCGGCCGACGCCAAGGACGCCGCGGATGTGGCGGCGCCCACCTTCGTGCCCGCCAAATTTTCCGCCTTGCCTGGCTGGGCCCGCGACGACATGCGCGCCGCCTGGCCCGCTTTCATGGCATCGTGCGGCGTGCTGGTCAAACGCCCGGACTGGAAGGAATCGTGCACGATCGCGCGCCAGGTGAATGCCGACAGCGACAAGGCCATCCGCCTGTTCTTCGAGACCTTCTTTGTGCCGAATCAAGTCATCACCGCCGATGGCGCCAGTACCGGCTTGGTGACCGGCTACTACGAACCGCTGCTGCACGGGGCGCGCAAGCGGGGCGGCCCATACCAGACACCGCTGTACAAGGTGCCCGACGACCTCGTCTCGGTGGATTTGTCCGGCGTGTATCCGGAACTGAAGAATATGCGCTTGCGGGGCAAGCTGGTCGGCAAGAAGGTGATCCCGTATGCGACCCGCGCCGACATCGAGCGCGCCACGTCCGTCACGGGCAAGGAATTGCTGTGGGTGGATGATGAAGTCGAGGCCTTCTTCCTGCAGGTGCAGGGCTCCGGCCGCGTGCAGCTGACCGATACGCAGGAAACCGTGCGCGTGGCCTACGCGGACCAGAATGGCCATCCGTACAAATCGATCGGCCGCTACCTGGTCGACAAGGGCGAGCTGACCTTGAGCCAGGCGTCCGCGCAGGGCATCAAGGCGTGGATCGCCGGCCATCCTACGCGCAAGGATGAATTATTCAACGCCAATCCCAGCTATGTGTTCTTCAAGGAAGAGCGCTTGCCCGACCCGAAAGTGGGGCCGAAGGGCGCGCTGGGCGTGCCATTGACGCCGCAGCGCTCGGTGGCCATTGATTCGCGCTTTTTGCCGCTGGGCGCACCCGTGTTCCTGTCCACCACGCAAGCCAATAGCGAGATTCCCATGCAGCGGCTGGTGATGGCGCAGGATACGGGCGGCGCCATTCGCGGGCCGATCCGTGTCGATTATTTCTTTGGCTTTGGCGCGGAAGCTGCCGAGAATGCGGGCCGCATGAAGCAGAGCGGCGCCGTGTGGGTGTTGTTGCCGAAGCAGGCGCCGGCGCGCTAGGGAAAGCGTCGCCGGGCAGTTCGTGGTGTGGCTTAGCGCAAGACCATCACTGGCAGGTGGGTATGCGCCAGCACTTTTTGCGTTTCGCTGCCCACGAACAGCTTGTTCAAACCCTTGCGGCCGTGCGAAGCCATCAGGATGATGTCGCAATGGTAGGTTTGCGCCGCATTGACGATTTCATCGTGCGGGCTCGGCGACACGGCGACCACGCCTTCGAAAGGTACGCCGGCGGCGCGCGCAGCTTCGCCGATCTTGTCGATGGCGCGTTGCGACGCTTCCTGCATCTGCTGTTCATACAGGCTGGCGTCGAGCACGATGCCGCCGTCCGCCATCGGCGAGAACGGAAACGGCTGCACCACGCTGATGGCGACCAGCTTGGCCTTGTTCAATTGGGCGAAGGCGAGGGCGGTCTCGGCGGCTTTGTCGGACAGCGGCGAGCCGTCGGTGGGAAATAAGATGGTGTTAAACATAGCGTGCTCCTCAAGTGATGTAAGACAGCTTATGGATTTACATCAATTAAAACCTTGATGTAAATCAAACCTCACGGGCTTTGGCGTGAATAGTGTCGCCAAAGCAATCTTTTGCCAGTGTATTCCCGTTCACCGCTTCAGGTGCGCACGCTACGCAGCGGCGTGCACCACACCATGGCCACCGTCAACACGATGCTGCCGGCCGCGATGCAGGCCAGGCCATTGCGCACGCCAAAATGTTCCGCTATCCAGCCGGCGGCCAGCGCACCCAGCGGCGCCGTCGCTACCGTCAGGAAACGCATGGTCGACGTCATGCGGCCCAGCATGAGGTCGGGTGTGACTTTTTGGCGCAAGCCCAGGTAGGGAATAAAGAACAGCATCACGCCGCAATCGAAAAAGAACATCAAGATGGCATACGCCACGGCGCTGGCGGCCGCGCTGCCGAACAGCGCGGCGGGTATCGTGGGCGTTAGCGCAAAACAGAGCGAGGTCGATGCCAGGCCGATCAGGATGGTGCGGCCGGCGCCATAGCGCTTCGTCAAGGGCTTGACGATGAAGGCGCTGAGCAGGACGCCGGCGCCGCCGAGCATCTGCGTCATGCCCAGCACGCCAGGGCTCATGCCCAGGTCGCGCGTGGCAAACAGCACCGTCAAGGCCATGCTGGCGTAAAACAGGAAGTGCCAGATGCCGGCGCCCCAGGCCAGCGCGCGCAGCAGCGGTTCGCGCCAGACGAACAGCAAGCCGTCGGCGATGTCGCGCAAGGCGTGTTTGTCGGATGGAGCAGGACGCGGATCGCGCACGCTCATGGCGCGCAGATTGAAAACGGAAACCAGATAGCCGCACGCCGTGCACAGGATGGCGACGGGCGCCGACAACACTTGCACGAGCACGCCGGCCAGGCCGGGACCGATCAGGCGCGAAGCTGATTCGGTGGCGGCAAATTTCGACTGCGCATCGATCAAGCCATCGCGGCCCACGAGGAAAGTCAGAAACACCTGTTCGGCGCCACCACCGACGACGAAGCCCGTGCCGATGATGAAGCCCACTATATATAACCATGGCATCGACAGCACGCCGCACCAGTAAGCCACGGCCACGCTGGCCAGGGCCAGGCCCGACATGCTTTCGCTGAACAGCATGATCGGGTGCTTGCTGCGCCGGTCCAGCAGCACGCCGACGGGCAAGCCGAAGAGGGCGAACGGCAGCGCCTGCAGCGCAACCAGCACGCCCATCTGTTCCGGTGTCGCATGTAGCAAGAGCACCGCGCACAGGGGCAGGGCCAGCGAGGTAATCTGGGCGCCGAAGCAATTGAGGCCATTGCTGAACCATAGGCGGCGGAAATTGACGCTGGCGGCGCTGCCGTCGCCACGCAGATAGTGGGCGCAATACTGGAAGAGGGAAGAGAAAATATGCTGCTCGATAAAAAAGATCGGGCTCACAATAATAGCAGCGCACCTGCCGCGCCGCTGCCGTTAGCCGCTACAATCGTTGCACCGTTCATCGAGAGGAGACACCATGCAATACGAAGACCTGATCATCGATATCCAGGACAAAGTGGCGGTCATCCGCCTGAACCGCCCCAAGGCCCTGAACGCCTTGAACGAGAACATGATGAATGAGCTGGGCGACGCCTTGCTGAAGTTCGATGCCGACGAGAGTATCGGCTGCATCGTGCTCACGGGCAGCGAAAAAGCATTTGCCGCCGGCGCCGACATCGCGGCCATGGCCGATTACACCTACCCGGATACCTATACCCAGGGCTACATCAGCCGTAACTGGGAGCATATCTTGCGCGTGCGCAAACCGGTGGTGGGCGCCGTGGCCGGCTATGCGCTCGGTGGCGGCTGCGAACTGGCCATGATGTGCGATTTCCTGATCGCCGCCGACAGCGCCAAGTTTGGCCAGCCAGAAATCAAGGTTGGCGTCACGCCGGGCGCGGGCGGTACGCAGCGTTTGCCGCGCGCCATCGGCAAGGCCAAGGCCATGGACCTGCTGCTGACGGCGCGCACCATCGATGCCGCCGAGGCGGAACGCATCGGCCTCGTGTCGCGCGTGGTGCCGGCAGATAAATTGCTGGAAGAAACCCTGGCCGCCGCCAAGACCATCGCCGCCATGCCGACTTCGGTTGCCATGATGATCAAGGATTGCGTCAACCGCGCTTTTGAAACCACCTTGACCGATGGTGTCGCCTACGAGCGCCGTTTGTTCCAGGCCGCCTTCGGTACGCCGGCGCAAAAAGAAGGCATGTACGCTTTCCTGGAAAAGCGCTTGCCAAACTTCGACGGTCTTTGATATGATTCGCCTCCCCGATGAGACGCACTAGTTTGCGGCACAAAAGGGACTGCCTTCCGGGGCTGGGTAGTAGAAAAAGAAGGTTGACGAAATGCTGCAAACGCTTCATACTCTTCCTTCTTCGCAGCTGACAAACACAACGCTTTGTCGGTAGCGCGAAAGCAGTAACCGAATACAGTTCTTTAACAATTAACAGTCGATAAGTGTGGGCATTTGATGTAAGTGCAGCGATGATCTTCGGATTGTCGTAATACTTAAAATATCAAATGTTCACAAGAAATAATGAAATAGGATACTTCTTCGGAAGTAGCCTGTCAGTTTTTTGAGTGAGCAAACACCTCGCAATGCGAGGGGTTTGAACTAGTTAAATAGTTCGACCATGCCGGTAAAACGGCAAAGTAACAGAGATTAAACTGAAGAGTTTGATCCTGGCTCAGATTGAACGCTGGCGGCATGCCTTACACATGCAAGTCGAACGGCAGCACGGAGCTTGCTCTGGTGGCGAGTGGCGAACGGGTGAGTAATATATCGGAACGTACCCTAGAGTGGGGGATAACGTAGCGAAAGTTACGCTAATACCGCATACGATCTAAGGATGAAAGTGGGGGATCGCAAGACCTCATGCTCGTGGAGCGGCCGATATCTGATTAGCTAGTTGGTAGGGTAAAAGCCTACCAAGGCATCGATCAGTAGCTGGTCTGAGAGGACGACCAGCCACACTGGAACTGAGACACGGTCCAGACTCCTACGGGAGGCAGCAGTGGGGAATTTTGGACAATGGGCGAAAGCCTGATCCAGCAATGCCGCGTGAGTGAAGAAGGCCTTCGGGTTGTAAAGCTCTTTTGTCAGGGAAGAAACGGTGAGAGCTAATATCTCTTGCTAATGACGGTACCTGAAGAATAAGCACCGGCTAACTACGTGCCAGCAGCCGCGGTAATACGTAGGGTGCAAGCGTTAATCGGAATTACTGGGCGTAAAGCGTGCGCAGGCGGTTTTGTAAGTCTGATGTGAAATCCCCGGGCTCAACCTGGGAATTGCATTGGAGACTGCAAGGCTAGAATCTGGCAGAGGGGGGTAGAATTCCACGTGTAGCAGTGAAATGCGTAGATATGTGGAGGAACACCGATGGCGAAGGCAGCCCCCTGGGTCAAGATTGACGCTCATGCACGAAAGCGTGGGGAGCAAACAGGATTAGATACCCTGGTAGTCCACGCCCTAAACGATGTCTACTAGTTGTCGGGTCTTAATTGACTTGGTAACGCAGCTAACGCGTGAAGTAGACCGCCTGGGGAGTACGGTCGCAAGATTAAAACTCAAAGGAATTGACGGGGACCCGCACAAGCGGTGGATGATGTGGATTAATTCGATGCAACGCGAAAAACCTTACCTACCCTTGACATGGCTGGAATCCCCGAGAGATTGGGGAGTGCTCGAAAGAGAACCAGTACACAGGTGCTGCATGGCTGTCGTCAGCTCGTGTCGTGAGATGTTGGGTTAAGTCCCGCAACGAGCGCAACCCTTGTCATTAGTTGCTACGAAAGGGCACTCTAATGAGACTGCCGGTGACAAACCGGAGGAAGGTGGGGATGACGTCAAGTCCTCATGGCCCTTATGGGTAGGGCTTCACACGTCATACAATGGTACATACAGAGCGCCGCCAACCCGCGAGGGGGAGCTAATCGCAGAAAGTGTATCGTAGTCCGGATTGTAGTCTGCAACTCGACTGCATGAAGTTGGAATCGCTAGTAATCGCGGATCAGCATGTCGCGGTGAATACGTTCCCGGGTCTTGTACACACCGCCCGTCACACCATGGGAGCGGGTTTTACCAGAAGTAGGTAGCTTAACCGTAAGGAGGGCGCTTACCACGGTAGGATTCGTGACTGGGGTGAAGTCGTAACAAGGTAGCCGTATCGGAAGGTGCGGCTGGATCACCTCCTTTCTAGAGTTTGCACGAATCAGAAATGATTCACGCATCAAATGTTCACACTTATCGGCTGTTAATATAAAGAACAGCATTTGGGGCTGTAGCTCAGCTGGTTAGAGCACCGTGTTGATAACGCGGGGGTCGTTGGTTCGAGTCCAACCAGCCCTACCAGTTTCTGTAGTAAATCTCAGGGGGATTAGCTCAGCTGGGAGAGCACCTGCTTTGCAAGCAGGGGGTCGTCGGTTCGATCCCGTCATCCTCCACCAAAAGTTCAAACGTAAGTTGATCACAACGGTGATTGAATTTAGGTTTGGTCTTTTCGAGACCAAGTGCTGTATGTTCTTTAACAATCTGGAAGAAGTAAAGATTATTTATTGATCGGTTTGCCGTAAAAAGCGAATCGATGGGTAATGATTGTATGTATCAACAAACAAGCAACAACGTTGTACTTTCTTATCCCTGTAGCGCTCTTTGATGACTTCGGTCTTCAGAGGCTAACGTTATAGGGACAAGCGAATAAGTGCACATGGTGGATGCCTTGGCGATTACAGGCGATGAAGGACGTAGTAGCTTGCGATAAGCTGCGGGGAGTGAGCAAACACACTTTGATCCGCAGATTTCCGAATGGGGCAACCCACCCTTTTAGGGTATTGCATACTGAATACATAGGTATGCAAGGCGAACGCGGCGAACTGAAACATCTAAGTAGCTGCAGGAAAAGAAATCAACCGAGATTCCCAAAGTAGCGGCGAGCGAAATGGGAAGAGCCTGTACGTGATAGTCGGACCGATAACAGAATCCTCTGGAAATAGGAGCCATAGCGGGTGATAGCCCCGTATGTGAAATCGGACCGGTGATACTAAGCGTACGACAAGTAGGGCGGGACACGTGACATCCTGTCTGAATATGGGGGGACCATCCTCCAAGGCTAAATACTCGTAATCGACCGATAGTGAACCAGTACCGTGAGGGAAAGGCGAAAAGAACCCCGGAAGGGGAGTGAAATAGATCCTGAAACCGTGTGCATACAAACAGTAGGAGCGGACTTGTTCCGTGACTGCGTACCTTTTGTATAATGGGTCAGCGACTTACATTCAGTGGCAAGGTTAACCGAATAGGGAAGCCGTAGAGAAATCGAGTCCGAATAGGGCGATCAGTCGCTGGGTGTAGACCCGAAACCAAGTGATCTACTCATGGCCAGGATGAAGGTGCGGTAACACGCCCTGGAGGTCCGAACCCACTAATGTTGAAAAATTAGGGGATGAGCTGTGGGTAGGGGTGAAAGGCTAAACAAACTTGGAAATAGCTGGTTCTCTCCGAAAACTATTTAGGTAGTGCCTCAAGTATCACCATCGGGGGTAGAGCACTGTTATGGCTAGGGGGTCATTGCGACTTACCAAACCATTGCAAACTCCGAATACCGATGAGTGCGAGCTTGGGAGACAGACGTCGGGTGCTAACGTCCGGCGTCAAGAGGGAAACAACCCAGACCGCCAGCTAAGGTCCCAAAGATTGGCTAAGTGGAAAACGAAGTGGGAAGGCTAAAACAGTCAGGATGTTGGCTTAGAAGCAGCCATCATTTAAAGAAAGCGTAATAGCTCACTGATCGAGTCGTCCTGCGCGGAAGATGTAACGGGGCTAAGCCAGTCACCGAAGCTGCGGATATCCTTTATTGGATATGGTAGGAGAGCGTTCTGTAAGCCTGCGAAGGTGTCTTGTAAAGGATGCTGGAGGTATCAGAAGTGCGAATGCTGACATGAGTAGCGATAATGGGGGTGAAAAGCCTCCACGCCGTAAGCCCAAGGTTTCCTGTTCAACGTTCATCGGAGCAGGGTGAGTCGGCCCCTAAGGCGAGGCAGAGATGCGTAGCTGATGGGAAGCAGGTTAATATTCCTGCACCGTCGTATGATGCGATGGGGGGACGGATCGCGGAAGGTTGTCTGACTGTTGGAATAGTCAGTTTCTGTCTCATAGAAGGCGCTTAGGCAAATCCGGGCGCAGGATTCAAGGGGATGGGACGAGTGAGCTTGCTCACGAAGCAATCGGAAGTGGTTCCAAGAAAAGCCTCTAAGCTTCAGTCATACGAGACCGTACCGCAAACCGACACAGGTGGGCGAGATGAGTATTCTAAGGCGCTTGAGAGAACTCGGGAGAAGGAACTCGGCAAATTGGTACCGTAACTTCGGGAAAAGGTACGCCCCGGTAGCTTGATTGGTTTACTCCATGAGGGTGAAAGGGTTGCAATAAACTGGTGGCTGCGACTGTTTAATAAAAACACAGCACTCTGCAAACACGAAAGTGGACGTATAGGGTGTGACGCCTGCCCGGTGCTGGAAGATTAAATGATGGGGTGCAAGCTCTTGATTGAAGTCCCAGTAAACGGCGGCCGTAACTATAACGGTCCTAAGGTAGCGAAATTCCTTGTCGGGTAAGTTCCGACCTGCACGAATGGCGTAACGATGGCCACACTGTCTCCTCCCGAGACTCAGCGAAGTTGAAATGTTTGTGATGATGCAATCTACCCGCGGCTAGACGGAAAGACCCCATGAACCTTTACTGTAGCTTTGCATTGGACTTTGAACCAATCTGTGTAGGATAGGTGGGAGGCTTTGAAGCGGGGACGCTAGTTCTCGTGGAGCCAACCTTGAAATACCACCCTGGTTTGTTTGAGGTTCTAACCTTGGTCCGTTATCCGGATCGGGGACAGTGCATGGTAGGCAGTTTGACTGGGGCGGTCTCCTCCTAAAGTGTAACGGAGGAGTTCGAAGGTACGCTAGATACGGTCGGACATCGTGTTGATAGTGCAATGGCATAAGCGTGCTTAACTGCGAGACTGACAAGTCGAGCAGGTACGAAAGTAGGACATAGTGATCCGGTGGTTCTGTATGGAAGGGCCATCGCTCAACGGATAAAAGGTACTCTGGGGATAACAGGCTGATTCCTCCCAAGAGTTCATATCGACGGGGGAGTTTGGCACCTCGATGTCGGCTCATCACATCCTGGGGCTGTAGCCGGTCCCAAGGGTATGGCTGTTCGCCATTTAAAGTGGTACGTGAGCTGGGTTTAAAACGTCGTGAGACAGTTTGGTCCCTATCTGCCGTGGGCGTTGGAAATTTGAAGGGGGCTGCTCCTAGTACGAGAGGACCGGAGTGGACGAACCTCTGGTGTACCGGTTGTCACGCCAGTGGCATTGCCGGGTAGCTAAGTTCGGAAGAGATAACCGCTGAAAGCATCTAAGCGGGAAACTTGCCTTGAGATGAGATTTCCCAGAGCCTTGAGCTCTTTGAAGGGTCGTTCGAGACCAGGACGTTGATAGGCTGGGTGTGGAAGTGCAGTAATGCATTAAGCTAACCAGTACTAATTGCCCGTACGGCTTGTCCCTATAACCTTAGCAGGTGCAGAGGATAAGACGGTACAACGTTGCGTGTGTGTTGATACGACATTCATTACCCCAATCTTTGCTTCTTCCAGATTCAGGCTTTGTCGCTCCATCGAGGACAAATGCCAGTACAAGTTATGCCTGATGACCATAGCAAGTTGGTCCCACCCCTTCCCATCCCGAACAGGACCGTGAAACAACTTTGCGCCGATGATAGTGCTGCAACCAGTGTGAAAGTAGGTTATCGTCAGGCTTGTTATTCGAAAAAACCCCTTCCGGTGATCCGGTTGGGGTTTTTTTACGTCTGGTGGTTTTTGTTGGGCGCTGTCGGCTGACGCGCGCAGCGCTAAGCCGACCTACGTTTATTGGATGGCGGGTAGGTCGGATTAGCGTAGCGTAATCCGACAACATTGTTGACATTCGCGTGGTGATTGCCTGCTACGCGCTTGTGCGTCAAGCCGACCTGG
Coding sequences within:
- a CDS encoding enoyl-CoA hydratase, producing the protein MQYEDLIIDIQDKVAVIRLNRPKALNALNENMMNELGDALLKFDADESIGCIVLTGSEKAFAAGADIAAMADYTYPDTYTQGYISRNWEHILRVRKPVVGAVAGYALGGGCELAMMCDFLIAADSAKFGQPEIKVGVTPGAGGTQRLPRAIGKAKAMDLLLTARTIDAAEAERIGLVSRVVPADKLLEETLAAAKTIAAMPTSVAMMIKDCVNRAFETTLTDGVAYERRLFQAAFGTPAQKEGMYAFLEKRLPNFDGL
- the apaG gene encoding Co2+/Mg2+ efflux protein ApaG, whose protein sequence is MATYEFTVTVKTQYLPEQSAPDQGRHVFSYTIRVVNTGTAGAQLISRHWVITDANNKVEEVRGLGAVGHQPLLQPGEQFEYTSGTMLGTPQGSMHGEYFCVAEDGHQFEAPIPEFVLSVPRTLH
- a CDS encoding murein transglycosylase A, whose protein sequence is MTRGSLPVSIGAVALALSACTTPPAPPAASGKAPPIAPTVVRPVPAKPADAKDAADVAAPTFVPAKFSALPGWARDDMRAAWPAFMASCGVLVKRPDWKESCTIARQVNADSDKAIRLFFETFFVPNQVITADGASTGLVTGYYEPLLHGARKRGGPYQTPLYKVPDDLVSVDLSGVYPELKNMRLRGKLVGKKVIPYATRADIERATSVTGKELLWVDDEVEAFFLQVQGSGRVQLTDTQETVRVAYADQNGHPYKSIGRYLVDKGELTLSQASAQGIKAWIAGHPTRKDELFNANPSYVFFKEERLPDPKVGPKGALGVPLTPQRSVAIDSRFLPLGAPVFLSTTQANSEIPMQRLVMAQDTGGAIRGPIRVDYFFGFGAEAAENAGRMKQSGAVWVLLPKQAPAR
- a CDS encoding MFS transporter — protein: MSPIFFIEQHIFSSLFQYCAHYLRGDGSAASVNFRRLWFSNGLNCFGAQITSLALPLCAVLLLHATPEQMGVLVALQALPFALFGLPVGVLLDRRSKHPIMLFSESMSGLALASVAVAYWCGVLSMPWLYIVGFIIGTGFVVGGGAEQVFLTFLVGRDGLIDAQSKFAATESASRLIGPGLAGVLVQVLSAPVAILCTACGYLVSVFNLRAMSVRDPRPAPSDKHALRDIADGLLFVWREPLLRALAWGAGIWHFLFYASMALTVLFATRDLGMSPGVLGMTQMLGGAGVLLSAFIVKPLTKRYGAGRTILIGLASTSLCFALTPTIPAALFGSAAASAVAYAILMFFFDCGVMLFFIPYLGLRQKVTPDLMLGRMTSTMRFLTVATAPLGALAAGWIAEHFGVRNGLACIAAGSIVLTVAMVWCTPLRSVRT
- a CDS encoding universal stress protein produces the protein MFNTILFPTDGSPLSDKAAETALAFAQLNKAKLVAISVVQPFPFSPMADGGIVLDASLYEQQMQEASQRAIDKIGEAARAAGVPFEGVVAVSPSPHDEIVNAAQTYHCDIILMASHGRKGLNKLFVGSETQKVLAHTHLPVMVLR